The Vicia villosa cultivar HV-30 ecotype Madison, WI unplaced genomic scaffold, Vvil1.0 ctg.000233F_1_1, whole genome shotgun sequence genome segment aaattttgaattatataaaattaaatataaaatttattcactaaataaaattaagacaaaatcttcttttaattttttttaactaaataaaaaatgatatttttatcataattaattatgaaaaatgatttttttaacataattaattttgaaaaatgtttttttatcattattattattattattattattactactacttgatctatttcattattattatcaacCGTAGAAACATGAATTGGAATTATTTATAACTACatttaataattggaattattttaatttttttgtaattaaaattattttatattttaaaatataaatcagaatataaatatataattattattatttataactcataaattatatcaaatttatgatatgtgaattaattaatatcctagaatttttagtttttaggattttttcggatatgcatatccgaaaaagttttttttgaggttttttcggagatgcatcttcgaattaataaaaatctcaatttttgggattttttttcggagatgcatctccaaaatttaaaaaaatttatttcggagatgcatctccaaaatttagaaaaatctaaaaaaatttacttcagagatgcatctccgaaacagggGTATTTCGGAATTTTCGCGGAAGATTTTCCCCATAGGTGGATCTACCCAGAAATTCTCTTACAAAAATGAGATGGCTAGTCCAAAGTCTATGAGATGGCAGGTCCTTTTAATGGtaagttatatattttattttgaaatttgaatataTAGATGGCTTGTTTTACTTTGTTTGGACAATTGTGTCACCTCGATATCCTTGATGCTTTGTGTTATCTAGCTGGTTATATTTAtatgagtgagatatgcttgactTGACTTTGTTTAAATGGGTCTACCTAATGTTTAATGGTGATAATGATGGCTGCAAACAGTTGCGAATTAGAAGATAAGATAATAAATAGTACTAAGAAAAGAAGACCAATAAGAAATCACTATAATTACACAACTTGCGAATTTGGTGTCCTAGCTTTGTAAAGCACACCTTATTTTAACGCACACTAGCTTAAGCTTTGTTGCAAAATATATTCCCACCACACCAcactcttttatttttctatagATAGTAAACacacttttttatatttttatacttcCACTACTTCATTGATGGGGTTAATCTACTTTCAAATGACAAGGAACAAAAACTAAGATTTTACGTACGAATTGTCGTCTTTTGGTTAGGTTATGATACAATGGATTTCATCAGATGAGAAATAAATATTGTCAATTGTGGTTGGCTTGCTTTTACTATATGGGTCCTACCATGAGACTAGCACTCCCACTTGCAACTTAGTTATTAAGAGTAGTGAGATTATCAAAAACAAAGTTACTCGGTAGATTTTTTTTCCCCTTTTAGCATATCTATAATCTATGGTATATCCTCATATCTATACCAATTTAAACTATCacacattaattaaaatatttaattaaaataaagggTTAACCTAAAACAAAAGTAAAAGACTTAGGGTTTTTTaaatgagttttaatttttagtttttaaaaattattttgtaattaattttgaaaaagggttttgaagaaaaaaataaaaagataaatgttTGGTAgtcctttttttaaaaattattttaaagttgTAGAGAGTACGAATTTATCATTAATAAAAATTGtatcaattttccttattttttctctttttaatttccaaaactcaaaatcaaaacctaaaacttctaaaatatattataattttaaaattaaactatcaaacaagttttattatttttaaattataaaaactaaaaattgtTTTAGAAAACTAAATCAATCagctcattcatttttttttgtcatGTATGTTAATTTTAAAGttcttttgattgattaatttaaaaaattatattaatctcttAAATCTTCAAAATAGTCCAAAATATACTATGTAAATTCTTTACATCTAACAACtgacaaaaaaaatcagaaaTCAGTTGTTAAATTTATTGTTAATtagataaaaattaatataatatattttgaaatctaagaaatgaatatatatttttaaaataagagatTAAAATGATGCTcgaatttattgaaaaaaaaaaagaatattaaacCAAAGTAAAATGACATAACGATAAAAAGCAAATAATTTATTTAGAAAAGCTAAAATTAAAGTGTTATATTTTCCTGGATTAatacatatttaaaaattaatttttattttataaagtgagaaaaaaatttgatttactatattaattatattttattaatggtataacatagaaattaaataattgaaaaaatatagTAAGatgttaaataataaaaaaaaattgtgtacatctttgttattataaaaagaaataaactaTGTTTTACTGATAAATTGATACaatataaaatatttcaaaagtGATATATAATTTCATAAAAGATAGATAAAGTAGAATAAAAAGAttgaaattaaatgattaatactttcaattaacaaaaatcatttgagaaaatataaattaaaattttgaatagaattatattattttactaaACTTCGTTTTCTTTCTATCAAATTGTTCTAAAATGAAAATATTGAAGTAACCACAATTATTTCTGCAAATAAATACAAGTAGCTTACCATACATTAATAGTTGTAGTAATCACAACTATTATAATAGCCATTATCAAAAACATTCtagttaaaaaatatttgaccgACAAACAGTTAGTAAGCCTAAAGAACACACACGACTAGATATCTAACCAACATAACAGTGATCGAATGACACCTGAAGAGAATAATTTGAGTTGGCTTGCGTCCATTACTAGAACTATAAAAATCTAGAAGCAATTCCCTGCAATGAAATAccattcaaattttaatttatatgatcataCATACATAAAGAAAAACATTTGATAATTTTCCCTGCAATGAAATAGCATTCAAATTTTCCTTCCTTGCTTCACCTGCTCAGTTCTTTTTGTCGATTATTTGGTAATTTGTAATCGGTTCCAAGAGATATAGAAAGTGATGCAGGGCACCTTTGATTTGGAAGCATAATCTGGTCTGCAACCCAACTATTTTTGGTATTGAGTTCCATACACTTCATTAGATTAAATCACATACATTTGTCATCCTTGCATGGCATTACAAGTTCCAAGCCATGAACATGTTCAGCAAAGTCATACATACTGCTGCTTCAAGTTCTGCCAtggaaggtggattctttacccaAGATAGTGGTAAAAATTGCttgtaaataatttattatttttaagttatttaaaggggtttaaaacccccgcaatctatcTACTTTTAATTAGTATTGACTTTAATTGACGTGGCGTTACATGTGGCGTGCCACGTAAACCTCCGTTAGTGAAATTTAACGGGTGAGACTAAAAATAGGGACGAAAAATATTGCGAGGaccattgtttaaaaaaaaattttagaggaactaaaattgaaagttgccatatttatagggactaaaaacttatttaaccctattattaattattctaaatttttttaacgtttatatatatatatatatttttgtagtTTATAATCAATCTCAAAACTacttaataaaatattaagaagAGCCTTGTAATTTTGTTTTTCACAAGGAGGGCCTTGTGATATTTTATATAAAagagtaaataaatattttatcatttgATTTGGAATAAGTTTTCATCAAATTTGTTTTTAGTtagtaaatttaatttttattgtattttttaaatcAACACGAGTTTACCAAAAGAGTTGAAtgaaaattgtttaactaattcggtttgattttgaaatcaaTCCAACAATCGATTCGAATTGAGAggttttcacaaaatacattcaaACACATCtaataaattttagttttttttttttttttataatttttggtttttttatcgGTGTAcagtttttattaaaattgagtTGGATTTGAAGAACCCTACCATTAACAAGCATAGGCACTTAAACTAAGTATtatgaattgaaagaaagagtgtcTATCTTCATTGAAAGGAAAGATCTATTACAAAGTGTTTATATATGCAATAGTGAATGTGCATGATAGCTACTATGTAATGTACATACAAGAACAAATGCCCTAACTAACTGCCAGTTGTGTAACTAACTTTTGGTTAGTCAGTTATACTCTTGTCACTTGCATCTTTGTTGTTGCTTGCTCCTGAAGTTTCCTCATCTTGTAACACCCTCCCACAAGTTGATGACTGATAGATATCGAGCATCATTAACTTGGATAGCAAGCTATTGAAAGGTTGAGGCAATAGTGGTTTAGTGAAGAAGTCTGCAAGCTGATCCTTTGACGTGCATGGCAATAATTTCATCAATCCATTCAACATCTTTTCTCTCACGATGTGGCAGTCTATTTCCAAGTGCTTGGTCCTTTCATGAAACACAGGATTGGCAGCAATGTGTAAAGCACTCTGATTATCACAATATAACACTGGCATCCTTTGGCATTCAACATGTAAATCCTTAAGCAAGTATGTAATCCACTGCAACTCACAAGTAGCAGCTGCGAGTGCCCGATATTCTGCCTCACTTGAAGATCTTGAAACAGTTAATTATTTCTTAGTCCTCCAGGAAATAAGTGATCTTCCAAGGAAAAAACATTGACCAGAGATGGATCTTCTAGTATCTGAACATCCAGCCCAATCTGCATCTGAATAACCTTGTAAGGTTAGTTGAGAATCTCTTGGTAGGAACATACCCCTCCCAGGACATGACTTCAAATATCTTAACACTCTAGTGGCTGCATTGAAATGGTTGATAGATGGTGCTGACAAAAACTGACTAAGCTGCTGAGTACAAAAGGTTATGTCAGGTCTGGTGGCATTAAGATAGAGAAGTTTTCCCATAAGTCTTCTATAAGAGGAAATGTCATGGTATGGACCACTAGAATCTTGATGCATTTTAGAAGATGGATCAGAGGGAGTAGATACAGGCTTAGCAGATAATAGAGTGGAATCTTgtaagactatgtacaatgggggtgttgaaatTTTTTTTCAACTGTTGAATTCATGCAATGGTATGTTTAATAGCTTGTTTAATATGATGTGGATTACTTTGTGTTGAAagaattcaacatgttgaatgaatgAGAGTGGGGGCCACATACAATATTTTGCAAAATCCTATTGGTTGTTGTGACTATTTGAATTTTTAGTGTGTTGTGAATGGTggtaaagtagggtgttgaattttattaaacaaaactattgtagtgagtaaaagttgaatgtgtgttgaattattaggtggaagagagagaagatgatgtggagtataaaaagtgaaaaagtagggtgttgaatttggaaACCATTGTAAATAGTCTAAGAGATCAAGACAATATTTCCTTTGACAAGGAGATATGCCAAACTTTGAATGAGCTACCTCAATCCCAAGGAAATATTTCAACTGCCCGAGGTCCTTGATTTGGAATTCATGGTGTAACTTCTCCTTGATGCCTTGCATTTCTTGTAAGGAGTTCCCAGCCAAGATGACATCATCCACATATACCAACATGATGGTGAACGTATGTTGGGTTTGCTTGATGAACAAGGAAACATCAGCAGTGGCTTGTTTGAAGTGATGTTGAATGAGGAAAGTTGTTAATCTCTCATGCCATTTTCTGCTAGCctgcttcaggccatatattgtccgatgtgggactcttaacacaccccctcacgcccaggactagacaactgaaTCGTGGAAATAaacggtgggtggcccgatagcggaaaccatagaaggtggcccaccggatcttaaaccaggctctgataccatattatgaattgaaagaaagagtgtcTATCTTCATTGAAAGGAAAGATCTATTACAAAGTGTTTATATATGCAATAGTGAATGTGCATGATAGCTACTATGTAATGTACATACAAGAACAAATGCCCTAACTAACTATCAGCTGTGTAACTAACTTTTGGTTAGTCAGTTATACTCTTGTCACTTGCATCTTTGTTGTTGCTTGCTCCTGAAGTTTCCTCATCTTGTAACACTAAGAGAATACAAAACACTTTTGTGTAGCCTTTAAGACAACGTATTTTAAGTATTGCTATATTTAGTAGACTTTTTTTACAATACCTATATAATATAGacattgtttttaattttgtgaTATAATCAACCAAAAAAATCTTCTCAAAAGTTATGTTATGAAAGTTGAATACATACATCAATTCCAATCCAtatttatagataaaatgatacattatataattttttgaaaCTTTAATAGTTATTACAATTCTTAAAAAAACATTCGTTAGTAAAAATCATCCAACTGATTTAAATTTATCTTataattcatcatcatctacatGAGATTCATCACCACATTATCCTTATCCTCTTGAAATTCATCATTAAGTCATCAGCTAAAAATAATATATCATTTACATCATTACTTTTATCTTTTTCCTTGATATTATTCTacatataaaaacaaaaacaaaatacacAAGTCATAATTAGTGTTGATTCAAACCACAATTAGAAAATTGAGTCAAATTCTACACAATAAAAAATGAACTGGAAacaagaaaaccaaaaaaaatcgTTTCACTTTTTCTTCTTAATTCATTATTTTAGAAATTGCTTAAGAAACTTTCCTTATTATGCAAAACAAAAAAAGTATAACAAACTTAATTCACCTCATCTAACCAAATAAATTCCACATAAACTTAACATAAAACTCAATAAAACTGAGTTTTCACTATGGTTCTCACCAACGAAAATAGTGCAATAAAACTCAACACCAACACCAATTCTAAAGGGACACGACCATTTAGGAATAATatgaacaaaattaaataaattcaaattcaaatatatataaaaagttaataaacaaaatcaaattaaatatttttttgttaaaaacaaTATCCCCTCAAATAGTTAGTAATCACGCGGTATAAAATTTGATccgtttaaaataaataattaaatacaagtGTTCAGACAATCAacatattttcatataatttatatttaatatttttgacttcttaaaatcaaagaaaaaatctTTTACAGAGTTCATAGattcatatataataatattatgtcttataaaattatatatataatttttaagagaattgaattcaccattcaaaataaaaataaatagtgacgtaattccttttcacaaatataaataaaaatatatatttttataaaaaaatcaatttattttataaaattattaacaaaaatatatatgattGACGTGTTTATAATTTTCATAGTAATATTAGTTACATTCACTTACACAATAAAAATGATTATTTGTTCAATGAAATATGTGTGATACCTTTCGTTTGCAATACTTTACAagtcatttttcaaaaaataaaataaaataattaagtactTTACAAGTCATCATAACAATTAAAACATTTATTTGCCTATAAAAATAGAGGCTTGATTAATGCACAATCACACTCAAAACAACAAAATGAACTCCTTTGGTCTCACATTGACAGCTATATTTTGTGCACTGGTTCTTCTTGGAGGCTTACCTTTCTCTTCTAATGCACAGCTTGATGCATCTTTCTACAGAAACACTTGTCCAGATGTTCATTCCATTGTCCGTGAAGTCATAAGAAATGTTTCCAAGACAGATCCCAGAATGCTTGCTAGTCTCGTCCGACTTCACTTTCATGACTGTTTTGTTCAAGTATGTCTCTATATACTTTCCTGCATATTCATTTTTTCATGCTTTTTTAATCTAACACCGATTTTCTCATTGTAACAGGGTTGTGATGCATCAGTTTTGCTGAACAAAACTGATACCGTTGTGACCGAACAAGAAGCTTTCCCAAATATCAACTCTTTAAGAGGTTTAGATGTTATAAATCGGATCAAAACAGCTGTGGAAAATGCTTGTCCTAACACAGTTTCTTGTGCTGATATTCTTGCTCTTTCTGCACAAATTTCCTCCATTTTGGTATAGCACATCCtaaatatcatatatatatatatatatatatatatatatatatagaggagggatcaaattacacccgaagagttacaccacgagttacactcattcaataactacatttcgaattaatattttttaaattcaaccgttggattgaaagataatatcatatagatcatacatataaagtttgagcttaatctataatgatttactatgtcattgaattacatcaaaattaacgttatatgaaagctcattttgacgttaatctttggatatcttgatgatatagtaaatcattatagattaagctcaaactttataggtatgatctatatgatattatgtttcaatccaacggttgaatttaaaaaatattaattcgagatgtagttattgaacgagtgtaactcgtggtgtaactcttcgggtgtaatttgatctctcctcatatatatatatatatatatatatatatatatatatatatatatatatacatgatgATTCTGTAACACGCCACGTCACTTCTGAAGAAAGACGTGTCAGTGTTTATCTGGGTCTTAGACACCAACATCATTTCGACACTTATAACTacagttattttatttatttatataaattattatcgaTGTCTATGTGTCAGAGTGTCAGAATATATGTTTCATAACGTAACTGATGTAATTTACCTATTGACAGGCACAAGGTCCTAATTGGAAAGTTCCCTTAGGAAGAAGAGATGGTTTAGCAGCCAACCAATCACTTGCTAATCAAAATCTTCCAGCTCCTTTCAACACATTAGACCAACTCAAAGCCACATTTGCCAAACAAGGCCTCACCACTATCGATCTAGTCGCTCTTTCCGGCGCTCACACAATCGGAAGAGCTCACTGTTCTTTATTTGTCGATCGTTTATACAACTTCAGCAACACAGGAAAGCCTGATCCATCTCTCAACACAAGTTACCTACAAGAGTTACGCAAAACTTGCCCTAATGGCGGACCTGGAACAAACCTAGCCAATTTTGACCCTACTACTCCAGATAGATTTGACAAGAACTACTACTCTAATCTTCAGGTTAAGAAGGGTTTGCTTCAGAGTGATCAAGAGCTTTTCTCAACTTCTGGTGCTGATACTATTGCCATTGTGAACAAGTTTAGTGCTGACAAGAATGCTTTCTTTGATAGCTTTGAGACTGCAATGATTAAAATGGGGAATATTGGTGTGATTACTGGGAATAAAGGAGAGATTAGAAAACATTGTAATTTTGTTAACAAAGATCGTATCAGAATGGCTTCTAGGGATTCATCAGAATCTGGTATTGTTAGTTCAATTTAAGTACATTAGGATCACTACATATGAAATGTAGTGATTGGAGAGTGCAAATAAAGATATATCTAGGCACATTTGAGGCATGTGTTATTGTGTTTGTGAGAGAAATATCTTGTTGTATTTGAAGTTTATATTTGGATCGAGAGTGATTTAGATGAAATCACAATGAAATGGGGACTTCATCAATCTTACCACCAATTTTTTCTGGCTTGTTATGAACTTGATTTGGCATTAATTAATGAGTTAGATATGTGATTATGTATGTGCAactaattttaacatttaaattaaataaatttacaaattTAAATACACTATATTACATTGGATTTTTGTCACTTCTATCTATTTCTCTCTTTTTAAGAGATTTTCACTTTTTGTTCAAATTGTCCCCTTTTTTTCCATCATCATCATGCAAAGAAGAAAGTAAACAAAAAATAGTTATGCTTTAAGAAAACACTTCGTATTTATATTGATGAAGTAACTGTTGGAACCTTTCATGTCTATGCAATGATTCTTATTGCAAGGAATATTTTCTTCAGTGGTTCAATCAAgtctttatgtttttatttgaaaaatcaagcaattgttttGAGTTAGAAATATATAACCCTAATTATGAAAATCATTCTATAACCTCAAATACTATAAGTAATTTTTGCAAAAGGCTAGGTTGTAGACAATAAATTTAACTACATAAAGTAGACGTTGATATTTGTGTTAAGAAATTTAACTTCGGATTAAAGATGttcagttttttcccaaagaatTAGAGTTAGGTGGCTTCAGAAGGATGATGCCAATACCAGTTACTTTCATGCTTGCATCATCAGGAGCAGGTCTACGAGAAATGCAATTTTAACTCTTAAGATAGGTGATGTTTTGGTAGTAGAGATTTGTCATGAGGTATGGTTGATTACTTCTCTAATCACTTTAAAGAACCTCTCATGGATCGAACCTGGTTGGATGGGGACCCTTTTCCATATCTCTTAGAGGACGACTGTGTTAGTCTCACGACCCCATTTCTCCTTGTAGAGATCGACCCAACGATTTCTTTGTGTGATGGTAACAAGAGTCCTAAATCAGATGGGTTCAATTTCTCCTTTTTTTATGAGGTTTTGACTCATCTTTAGGGATGGGATTGGGAATGCGTTTAAGTTGTTCCACTAGTTTCCTTCTCTCTTCAAAGTTTATCCATATTTTCTGTGACATTGATTCCTAAGGTCGACTCTCCATCTCAGATGAGATATTTTCAGCCTATTTCATTTGTACGGTCACTCTATAAACTCCTGGCTAAACAATTTAGTGGGTAGGCTCACTGATGTTATGGAGAAGCTTATTTCTTTTAACTAGTCACCTAGATTCCTAATGGATGAGGTTGTAGCCGTAAATGAGTTAGCGGATCTAACCAATAAGCTTAAAATATCTTGCTTCATTTTTAAAGTTGATATTGAGAAAGCTTATACCTCGGTTAATTGGTTTTTTCTGTATTATATActctttaaatttaattttaatgataaGTGGATAAGTTGGATTATCACATGTTTTTTTAATGATATTCTTGTGGTCTTGGTTAATGGTGACCCAACCTATAAGAAATTCGTATCTCAAAGGGATTGAAGCAAGATGGCCATAAGGCtccttttctctttctcttgGTAGTGTAAGGCCTTGAATGGACTGTTCTCTATGGCTGTGGACCAATGTTCTTTCTCAGATATTTGTGTGGGTTTCTCAGACTTGATTGTCTCTTATTTTGAGTATGTGAATGATACGATTAATATGGTGGAGTCATCCTATGAAAACCTCTAGTCAATCACGACTATTCTTAGAGCTTTTGAGCTAGCCATAGGTCTTTGGGTGAATTTCTCCAAGAGCAGTCTCATTGGGATACATTATGATCCCGCTTTCCAATAAGGATGAATCCTTAGTTGTACTGTACTAGAAAACTTTT includes the following:
- the LOC131625697 gene encoding peroxidase 15-like is translated as MNSFGLTLTAIFCALVLLGGLPFSSNAQLDASFYRNTCPDVHSIVREVIRNVSKTDPRMLASLVRLHFHDCFVQGCDASVLLNKTDTVVTEQEAFPNINSLRGLDVINRIKTAVENACPNTVSCADILALSAQISSILAQGPNWKVPLGRRDGLAANQSLANQNLPAPFNTLDQLKATFAKQGLTTIDLVALSGAHTIGRAHCSLFVDRLYNFSNTGKPDPSLNTSYLQELRKTCPNGGPGTNLANFDPTTPDRFDKNYYSNLQVKKGLLQSDQELFSTSGADTIAIVNKFSADKNAFFDSFETAMIKMGNIGVITGNKGEIRKHCNFVNKDRIRMASRDSSESGIVSSI